In one Tenuifilum sp. 4138str genomic region, the following are encoded:
- a CDS encoding response regulator, with product MENIKDLSNKTILVVEDDKFTSLIIQNFLAKTKAKIVTAYNGEQAVEQARAHNPDLIFMDLKLPGISGHEATRRIKEFLPNTIIIAQTAFVTDADRAEALDSGCSDFLTKPLSSDKIYRTLYKFL from the coding sequence ATGGAGAATATAAAAGATTTAAGCAATAAAACCATTCTGGTGGTTGAGGACGATAAGTTCACCTCTCTAATTATCCAGAATTTCCTTGCAAAAACAAAGGCTAAAATTGTAACTGCATACAATGGCGAGCAGGCGGTTGAACAGGCACGCGCTCACAACCCCGATTTAATTTTCATGGACCTTAAGCTTCCGGGTATAAGTGGGCATGAGGCAACCCGAAGAATAAAGGAGTTCCTTCCAAACACTATCATTATTGCTCAAACCGCCTTTGTTACCGATGCCGATAGGGCTGAAGCCCTAGATTCTGGCTGCTCCGATTTTTTAACCAAACCCCTTAGCAGCGATAAGATTTACCGTACTCTATACAAATTTCTGTAA